The proteins below are encoded in one region of Acidithiobacillus ferrooxidans ATCC 23270:
- a CDS encoding carboxymuconolactone decarboxylase family protein, translating to MTILQIITPEEASGKTADLYQEIEGAFGRVPAVLQVYGSSPALLAQQWEGIQYYRHHPRLGAALLATIRMLISQANHCDYCVGFNEAMLINHLGQSAEAVAATKRDPGSAPLSDRDRAMLLLVLKAVKTPVLLTREDVETVLTHGWTESDVLDAVVHGARNQMADVIINAFKVERDF from the coding sequence ATGACCATCCTGCAAATCATCACGCCGGAAGAAGCATCCGGTAAAACCGCCGATCTGTACCAGGAAATTGAAGGTGCTTTCGGACGGGTTCCTGCCGTCTTACAAGTATACGGATCGAGCCCGGCGCTTCTCGCCCAACAGTGGGAGGGCATCCAATACTACCGCCACCATCCCCGCCTTGGAGCGGCGTTGTTGGCCACTATCCGAATGCTGATTTCCCAGGCCAACCACTGCGATTACTGTGTAGGCTTTAATGAGGCCATGCTGATCAACCATCTGGGCCAAAGCGCTGAAGCGGTGGCAGCCACCAAGCGAGACCCAGGTTCGGCACCCTTGAGTGACCGGGACAGGGCCATGCTTCTGCTGGTGCTCAAGGCCGTGAAGACACCGGTATTGTTGACACGGGAAGATGTGGAGACGGTGCTTACCCACGGCTGGACGGAAAGTGATGTCCTGGACGCGGTGGTGCATGGCGCCCGCAATCAGATGGCAGATGTCATCATCAATGCCTTCAAGGTAGAGCGAGATTTTTGA
- a CDS encoding FMN-binding negative transcriptional regulator: MLQGHVARANPLWREVPSNSEVLAIFQGPQHDISPSGYATKVETGKVVPTWNYAVVHAWGPMQIRDDPFGCVNR, encoded by the coding sequence GTGCTGCAGGGACATGTGGCCCGCGCTAATCCGCTCTGGCGGGAAGTGCCCTCGAACAGCGAGGTGTTGGCCATCTTCCAGGGGCCGCAACACGATATCAGCCCCTCGGGGTACGCGACCAAGGTGGAAACCGGCAAGGTGGTACCTACCTGGAACTATGCCGTCGTCCATGCTTGGGGCCCTATGCAAATCAGGGATGACCCCTTTGGGTGCGTAAACAGATGA
- a CDS encoding SOS response-associated peptidase, protein MGLATQPLFREAFRARRALVPADWYFEWPFVPEDPSEKHPMLIRAQDHRILALAGIWDQHTTAEGQTEETFAIITVPAQPALQHIHQRMPLVLDRSHWPLWWHPHARRTHLEPCFQPADFSWESFPVSPQVNSTRYDAPEVILPWDGTIPD, encoded by the coding sequence ATGGGATTGGCCACCCAGCCGCTGTTTCGGGAGGCCTTTCGCGCGAGACGGGCACTGGTGCCGGCGGACTGGTATTTCGAGTGGCCCTTTGTCCCCGAAGACCCATCTGAAAAGCATCCCATGCTCATCCGGGCGCAAGACCATCGTATTCTGGCGCTGGCCGGGATATGGGACCAGCACACCACCGCAGAAGGTCAGACCGAGGAGACCTTTGCCATCATTACCGTCCCCGCCCAGCCTGCCTTGCAGCACATCCACCAACGTATGCCTTTGGTGCTGGATCGCAGCCATTGGCCGCTCTGGTGGCATCCTCATGCGCGGCGGACTCATCTGGAACCCTGTTTTCAGCCTGCAGACTTTTCCTGGGAAAGCTTTCCGGTCTCTCCGCAGGTGAACAGCACCCGTTACGATGCACCAGAAGTGATTTTGCCTTGGGACGGGACGATCCCGGACTGA
- a CDS encoding LexA family protein, whose product MHCDPIPIPQGIFGANGMVATSPQAVGGWHRGGTLPFMVSRIAAGFPSPADGYVEQQIDLNTHLIQHREATFILRVSGWSMRDVGIFDGDEILVDRAITPVDGKIVVAAINGDLTVKRLRRIGSAVHLVAENPEFPTIILKEGEELCIWGVVTRVLHRV is encoded by the coding sequence ATGCACTGTGATCCGATTCCCATACCGCAGGGTATATTCGGCGCCAACGGCATGGTGGCCACATCGCCCCAGGCAGTGGGCGGCTGGCATCGTGGCGGTACGCTACCGTTCATGGTGTCGCGGATTGCCGCGGGTTTTCCGTCTCCTGCCGATGGCTATGTCGAACAACAGATCGATCTGAATACCCATCTGATCCAGCACAGGGAAGCGACTTTCATCCTGCGGGTTTCCGGCTGGTCCATGCGGGACGTGGGGATATTCGATGGCGACGAGATCCTTGTGGACCGGGCCATTACCCCGGTGGATGGCAAAATCGTGGTGGCGGCCATCAATGGCGATCTCACCGTCAAACGCTTGCGCCGGATCGGCAGTGCCGTACATCTGGTGGCGGAAAATCCCGAGTTTCCCACGATCATCCTCAAAGAAGGGGAAGAACTCTGCATCTGGGGTGTCGTGACCCGGGTGCTGCATCGCGTCTGA
- a CDS encoding Y-family DNA polymerase, whose protein sequence is MAIALVDANNFYVSCERVFRPDLEGRPVVVLSNNDGCVVARSAEVKALGVAMGTPWFQLQKLARREGIIALSSNYSLYADMSNRMMGILSTFSPIQEVYSIDECFLDLSGFAQDRLSQLGQAARQRVRQWVGLPVGVGIAATKTLAKLANHVAKKRPEYAGVCVWDDLPEGDQRHLLQQLPVSEVWGVGRQWTTRLQETGIQTVWDLRQADPALMRKRFSILMERSIRELRGEPCIAMVEIPPPRQEIQSSRSFGRPVTSAEELGEAISLYTVRAVYKLRRQGSVAGALRVFIHTSPFQARLPSYHATRTVALNRPSQDTRVFLQAGRIALADMYRSGFAYAKAGVHLLEITSADALQADLFLSAEEEARAHRLMTTLDRVNARFGTGTLQPGVAGLQEPRGWAMKRGNKSPAYTTRWAELARATLE, encoded by the coding sequence ATGGCCATTGCCCTGGTAGACGCCAATAATTTTTATGTTTCCTGCGAACGGGTATTTCGCCCGGATCTGGAAGGGCGGCCCGTGGTGGTGCTCTCCAATAATGATGGCTGTGTCGTAGCGCGCTCGGCGGAAGTGAAGGCCTTGGGCGTCGCCATGGGCACACCGTGGTTTCAGTTGCAAAAACTGGCCAGGCGGGAAGGAATCATCGCCTTGTCGAGCAATTACAGCCTCTATGCCGATATGAGCAATCGCATGATGGGGATTCTTTCGACCTTCAGTCCCATTCAGGAAGTCTACAGTATCGACGAATGCTTTCTGGATCTGAGCGGCTTTGCGCAGGATCGGCTATCCCAATTGGGGCAAGCGGCCCGGCAGAGAGTCCGGCAATGGGTGGGATTGCCGGTCGGGGTAGGCATTGCAGCGACCAAGACGCTCGCCAAACTCGCCAACCATGTCGCCAAGAAGAGGCCGGAATATGCGGGAGTCTGCGTGTGGGACGATCTGCCTGAAGGGGATCAGCGGCATCTCTTGCAACAATTGCCCGTTTCCGAAGTCTGGGGGGTGGGTCGCCAGTGGACCACACGATTGCAGGAGACGGGCATTCAGACGGTCTGGGATCTCCGGCAAGCGGACCCCGCGCTGATGCGCAAGCGCTTCAGCATCCTCATGGAACGGAGCATACGGGAACTGCGCGGGGAACCTTGCATCGCCATGGTGGAAATCCCGCCGCCCCGGCAGGAGATTCAATCCTCGCGTTCCTTCGGCCGCCCGGTGACCAGCGCGGAGGAATTGGGCGAAGCGATCAGCCTGTATACCGTAAGGGCCGTCTATAAACTGCGTCGTCAGGGTTCAGTGGCCGGTGCCCTGCGAGTGTTTATCCACACCAGCCCCTTTCAGGCCCGTCTACCGTCATACCATGCCACGAGAACCGTCGCCCTGAATCGTCCCAGTCAGGATACCCGGGTGTTCCTGCAGGCCGGCCGTATCGCACTGGCGGATATGTATCGGTCGGGATTTGCCTATGCCAAGGCGGGGGTGCATCTCCTGGAGATCACTTCGGCGGATGCCTTGCAGGCCGACCTTTTCCTGTCGGCCGAAGAGGAGGCGCGTGCCCATCGACTAATGACCACGCTGGACCGGGTGAATGCGCGTTTTGGCACCGGCACCCTGCAGCCGGGCGTGGCCGGGCTGCAGGAACCGCGTGGATGGGCCATGAAACGCGGCAACAAGTCTCCTGCCTACACGACACGATGGGCGGAACTGGCCAGAGCAACACTGGAGTAA
- a CDS encoding J domain-containing protein yields MPPLRLPARLMMQPERTDAPLSSEQKTFHRLSQQIAKVRQQMSDWESAMEVTRQRVLKDLLPLRDQHLQLRIQLLVQLDSISLTQKLGKADSETLSQMIAQLAENLMTESSDPQLQEIYDRHGGPDAEEQAMFAEMKASMEDFFNLNPEAAGAGAENGPSENPEAWTERERRQTQAQRERQRARPKTARQKAEEARQAEQAGQIRESLQSIYRRLVSAVHPDREADPILRAQKTALMQRINQAYGENDLLQLLALQHELGLMDAQAIHHLGDAHLKKYNQALKEQLATLKGKMQALQQHLAGNLGVPPFAIHSPQALSRDLQETIQATRQAMSGLRLEMKRLAQPVYLKRWIKTARREMALQHCIEDDFF; encoded by the coding sequence ATGCCCCCCTTACGACTTCCTGCACGGCTGATGATGCAACCGGAACGGACTGACGCCCCTCTGTCGTCGGAACAAAAGACTTTTCACCGGCTCAGCCAGCAGATTGCCAAAGTCCGGCAACAGATGAGCGATTGGGAGTCCGCTATGGAGGTGACGCGACAGCGTGTGCTCAAGGACCTGCTGCCGTTGCGGGATCAGCATCTGCAATTGCGTATTCAGCTGCTGGTTCAGCTGGACAGCATCAGCCTGACCCAGAAACTCGGGAAAGCGGATAGCGAGACTCTATCCCAGATGATCGCCCAATTGGCCGAGAACCTCATGACGGAATCTTCCGATCCACAGTTGCAGGAAATATATGATCGGCATGGCGGCCCTGATGCAGAAGAACAGGCCATGTTCGCCGAGATGAAAGCGTCCATGGAGGATTTTTTCAACCTCAACCCCGAAGCTGCTGGGGCGGGTGCGGAAAATGGACCTTCAGAAAACCCAGAAGCATGGACGGAAAGGGAAAGGCGCCAAACGCAGGCACAGCGGGAACGTCAACGTGCCCGACCCAAAACGGCCCGACAAAAGGCGGAAGAAGCGCGTCAGGCAGAACAGGCAGGGCAGATCCGCGAGTCCTTGCAGAGCATCTATCGGCGCTTGGTCAGTGCCGTGCATCCCGACCGGGAAGCGGATCCGATCCTACGTGCTCAGAAAACGGCGCTGATGCAGCGGATCAATCAGGCCTATGGGGAAAATGATCTCCTGCAACTGCTGGCTCTCCAGCACGAGTTGGGCCTGATGGATGCGCAAGCCATTCATCATCTAGGCGATGCGCATTTGAAAAAGTATAACCAAGCCCTCAAGGAACAACTCGCGACCTTAAAAGGTAAAATGCAGGCACTTCAGCAGCATCTGGCCGGCAATCTCGGGGTACCCCCTTTTGCGATACACTCACCGCAGGCCCTGTCGCGGGATCTTCAGGAAACCATCCAGGCAACCCGACAGGCCATGAGCGGGTTACGACTGGAGATGAAACGACTTGCGCAACCCGTCTACCTCAAACGCTGGATAAAGACGGCTCGACGCGAAATGGCCTTGCAACATTGCATAGAGGATGATTTTTTCTGA
- a CDS encoding potassium transporter Kup: MADQKKPLQGGATLPLMAMAALGVVFGDIGTSPLYTLSACLSAMSLQPTAVNLQGILSLIFWTLVLVVSVKYAWVIMRASNQGEGGAMALTALASHATGHSNRLRWWILSIGLLGAALFYGDGVITPAISVLSAIEGMEVASPAWKPLVIPLALGVIIGLFMVQRRGTAAISHLFGPSMLVWFLLLFGSGLTWIVADPQVLIALNPWYALQFFGIHGIGGLVILGAVVLAVTGAEALYADMGHFGARPIRMAWYFLVLPALALNYLGQGALLELDPSAIQNPFFMLFPAWATIPMVVISGIATVIASQSVISGAYSATRQALLLGYLPRQAIIHTSASERGQIYLPLLNWLLMVAVIVVILWFRSSNALSFAYGTAVTGTMLMTTILVFFVARHSWKWSLWKAGLFCGFFVLLDGVFFGANLLKFVEGGWFPLAIGLAVFTTMSTWRWGRGILASKLYPDTLSVEDFLSSVTPGDPIRVPGTAVYLTMREKAIPHALLHNLKHNKVLHERVVILTIKFEEEPRVLPANRVVVLDYGQGVRRLTARYGFMEHPDIPEILKSAENSDNLWNPLDTTYFVSRQRVIPTAKASLSLWREHLFAIMLRISANATDFFRLPPNLVMELGDVVEFSHKVPDAPKKEKTTQQ; the protein is encoded by the coding sequence ATGGCTGATCAGAAGAAACCCTTGCAGGGTGGTGCAACCCTTCCGCTGATGGCCATGGCCGCTCTCGGTGTGGTTTTCGGGGATATCGGCACGAGTCCGCTGTATACTCTCAGCGCCTGTCTGTCCGCCATGTCCCTGCAACCTACCGCGGTAAATCTCCAGGGTATCCTCTCCCTGATTTTCTGGACCCTGGTGCTGGTCGTGAGCGTCAAATACGCCTGGGTGATCATGCGGGCGAGCAATCAAGGCGAGGGCGGCGCCATGGCGTTGACCGCTTTGGCCTCTCATGCAACCGGGCACTCCAATCGATTGCGCTGGTGGATACTGAGTATCGGGCTTTTGGGCGCGGCTCTTTTTTACGGAGATGGTGTCATCACGCCGGCCATTTCAGTGCTGTCGGCTATAGAAGGCATGGAGGTCGCGTCCCCCGCATGGAAACCATTGGTTATCCCTCTGGCGCTGGGCGTGATCATTGGACTTTTTATGGTCCAGCGTCGCGGGACAGCGGCCATCAGCCACCTCTTTGGTCCGAGCATGCTGGTATGGTTCCTGCTCCTTTTCGGCTCGGGGCTCACCTGGATCGTCGCAGATCCGCAGGTGCTGATTGCGCTCAACCCGTGGTACGCTCTGCAATTTTTCGGAATACACGGCATCGGCGGGTTGGTAATTCTGGGCGCCGTCGTCCTTGCCGTCACAGGGGCGGAGGCCCTTTATGCCGATATGGGTCATTTTGGTGCGCGGCCTATCCGCATGGCCTGGTATTTTCTGGTGCTGCCTGCTTTGGCCCTCAACTATCTCGGCCAAGGCGCCTTGCTGGAACTTGATCCATCAGCGATCCAGAATCCTTTTTTCATGCTTTTCCCCGCCTGGGCAACCATACCCATGGTGGTGATATCTGGCATCGCCACAGTGATCGCCTCGCAATCGGTAATTTCCGGAGCCTACTCGGCGACACGACAGGCGCTGCTGTTGGGATATTTGCCACGGCAGGCCATCATTCACACGTCGGCATCCGAACGCGGACAGATTTATCTCCCCCTGCTTAATTGGCTGTTGATGGTGGCGGTTATCGTGGTGATCCTCTGGTTCAGGTCTTCGAACGCGCTGAGTTTCGCCTATGGTACGGCGGTTACCGGCACCATGTTGATGACCACCATCCTGGTCTTCTTCGTCGCCCGCCACAGTTGGAAATGGTCGTTGTGGAAAGCGGGCCTGTTCTGCGGTTTCTTTGTCCTGCTGGACGGCGTTTTTTTCGGCGCGAATCTGCTGAAATTCGTAGAGGGGGGATGGTTTCCTCTGGCAATCGGCCTGGCGGTATTCACCACCATGTCGACATGGCGCTGGGGACGAGGAATTCTCGCCAGCAAACTGTACCCGGATACCCTTTCGGTGGAAGACTTTCTGAGCAGCGTCACCCCTGGCGATCCTATCCGTGTCCCGGGCACTGCGGTATATCTGACCATGCGCGAGAAGGCCATTCCGCATGCCTTGCTGCACAACCTGAAACACAACAAGGTGCTTCATGAACGAGTCGTCATCCTCACCATCAAATTTGAGGAGGAACCCCGCGTCCTTCCCGCGAACCGCGTGGTAGTGCTGGATTACGGGCAGGGGGTGCGCCGACTCACCGCCCGTTATGGATTCATGGAACACCCAGACATTCCTGAGATTCTGAAATCTGCTGAAAATTCAGACAACCTATGGAATCCGTTGGATACCACGTATTTCGTTTCTCGCCAACGGGTCATTCCGACCGCCAAGGCGTCGCTTTCTTTATGGAGAGAACACCTGTTTGCCATCATGCTCCGCATTTCCGCCAATGCCACCGACTTTTTCCGGCTCCCGCCCAATCTGGTGATGGAACTGGGAGATGTTGTCGAGTTTTCGCATAAGGTCCCCGATGCGCCAAAGAAGGAAAAGACCACACAGCAATAG
- a CDS encoding HigA family addiction module antitoxin, which produces MSIRVEEIEKMDFSDVANLRAGRSVPIHPGEILLEDFLKPMGITQYRLAKELCVPQLRIGEIVIGKRAVTPDTGLRLSQFFGMSDDFWVGLQIDYDLAVTRHAMQAVLNKIQRYDVHAA; this is translated from the coding sequence GTGAGCATTCGTGTGGAAGAGATCGAAAAGATGGATTTTTCCGATGTGGCGAATTTGCGCGCAGGTCGGTCTGTCCCCATTCACCCCGGCGAAATCTTGCTGGAAGATTTTCTGAAGCCGATGGGTATCACCCAGTACCGTCTAGCCAAGGAACTCTGCGTCCCGCAGCTCCGTATCGGGGAGATCGTGATAGGAAAGCGGGCTGTTACCCCGGATACCGGGCTGCGGCTGTCCCAGTTTTTCGGGATGAGCGACGATTTCTGGGTGGGCCTGCAAATCGATTACGACCTTGCCGTGACGCGCCACGCCATGCAGGCAGTTCTCAATAAGATTCAACGATACGACGTTCATGCGGCGTAA